In Ignavibacteria bacterium, one DNA window encodes the following:
- a CDS encoding hybrid sensor histidine kinase/response regulator gives MADVLVVEDDFSTRKNLVQLLKKSGYGVLDANCGEEALGIMQKETPNLIISDIMMPGINGFELFRLVNREENEDYIPFIFLSARSEISEIRYGMQHGAEDYLVKPFSANDLLKSVEIRLNREKRSLGKIEQFKNRVTRNLSHEFRTPLVPIIGYSQMIKENYRQLEPSEILEMAETINSSGSWMLKMIEKFLMLAELEENKNRNGKNIASIKEAVIKCSAQVTSALKCPEHLITNIEEANVNIPESELKIILNELLENAVKFSNPGSPIEISSKTEEDKCILTVSDFGKGMTPEQVDSLSSFMQFNRQGMHRAGLGLGLAIVNKIAEKNGIGVRIESQLGLFTKISLLFSL, from the coding sequence ATGGCCGATGTTCTTGTTGTTGAAGATGACTTTTCTACCCGGAAAAATTTAGTGCAGTTGCTAAAAAAGAGCGGCTACGGCGTTCTGGATGCAAATTGCGGAGAAGAAGCTCTGGGCATAATGCAAAAAGAGACGCCGAATCTTATTATATCGGACATTATGATGCCGGGTATAAATGGATTTGAACTATTCAGACTGGTTAACCGCGAAGAAAATGAGGATTATATCCCTTTCATATTCCTCTCTGCCAGATCAGAAATCTCCGAAATCAGATACGGAATGCAGCACGGAGCAGAGGATTACCTTGTTAAACCTTTTTCGGCTAATGACCTCTTAAAATCCGTTGAAATCAGACTGAACAGAGAAAAAAGATCCCTCGGGAAAATTGAACAGTTTAAAAACAGGGTTACGCGCAATTTAAGCCACGAATTCAGGACCCCTCTGGTCCCCATAATCGGTTACTCACAGATGATAAAAGAAAACTACCGGCAGCTTGAACCTTCAGAAATCCTGGAAATGGCTGAAACGATCAATTCATCGGGAAGCTGGATGCTGAAGATGATAGAAAAGTTCCTCATGCTGGCCGAACTGGAGGAAAATAAAAACAGAAATGGAAAAAATATTGCTTCCATCAAAGAAGCGGTAATTAAATGCTCTGCCCAGGTTACTTCCGCTCTGAAATGCCCGGAGCACCTCATTACAAATATCGAAGAAGCAAATGTTAATATTCCGGAAAGTGAACTTAAAATAATACTAAATGAACTTCTGGAAAATGCCGTTAAGTTTTCAAACCCGGGCTCTCCCATAGAAATATCTTCAAAGACTGAAGAAGACAAATGTATTCTTACAGTTTCAGACTTCGGGAAGGGAATGACCCCTGAACAGGTCGACAGCCTCTCTTCTTTCATGCAGTTTAACCGCCAGGGTATGCACCGCGCGGGCCTTGGACTCGGGCTTGCAATTGTTAACAAAATTGCAGAGAAGAACGGCATAGGCGTGAGAATTGAAAGCCAATTGGGGCTTTTTACAAAAATAAGCCTGTTGTTTTCATTATAA
- a CDS encoding response regulator transcription factor yields the protein MEKILVIEDNPSVCKNIRQLLERAGYLVFTAENGSEGVRLALEILPDAIICDIMMPVMDGYEVLKQLSSTRTAASIPFLFLTAKVEMADLRRGMELGADDYLVKPFTAGELLRAVKIRLDKKRNMLLDQKEIIQDAAKEPAINTSVIVVGDPPEVLKVADIVYISASEGYTFLHMAEGKKVLVRRLLKKWEEILPKDHFLRIHNSTIINLEYLEKVEKWFNSSLRVYLRKSKEPLEVSKRYAPKVKGYLKMK from the coding sequence ATGGAAAAAATTCTTGTTATTGAGGATAATCCTTCAGTCTGCAAAAATATCAGACAACTGCTCGAAAGAGCAGGCTACCTGGTTTTTACTGCTGAAAACGGCAGTGAGGGCGTAAGGCTTGCTCTCGAAATACTGCCCGACGCAATCATCTGCGATATAATGATGCCTGTTATGGATGGCTATGAGGTCCTGAAGCAGTTGAGCTCTACCAGGACTGCTGCATCAATTCCTTTTCTGTTCCTGACCGCAAAGGTGGAAATGGCTGACCTGAGACGTGGAATGGAGCTCGGGGCAGACGACTACCTCGTTAAACCTTTTACCGCCGGTGAACTCCTGAGGGCCGTTAAAATCAGGCTGGATAAGAAAAGAAATATGCTTCTGGACCAAAAAGAAATTATACAGGATGCGGCAAAAGAACCCGCAATTAATACCTCAGTGATAGTTGTGGGTGACCCTCCCGAAGTCCTTAAAGTTGCCGATATCGTTTACATTAGCGCCAGCGAAGGGTATACTTTCCTCCATATGGCCGAGGGGAAAAAAGTCCTTGTACGCAGACTCCTTAAGAAATGGGAGGAAATACTGCCGAAGGATCACTTCCTGAGGATTCATAACTCCACCATTATAAACCTCGAGTACCTGGAAAAAGTCGAAAAATGGTTTAATAGCTCACTCAGAGTTTATCTCCGTAAGTCAAAAGAGCCTCTGGAGGTCAGTAAGAGATATGCCCCGAAGGTAAAAGGGTATCTGAAAATGAAATAA
- a CDS encoding methyl-accepting chemotaxis protein — MKWFNNLKIQSKLIVSFSIIIILLVTLGLSSLSQLGGINNKANEIINNWMPSCVTLAKLNTKIADLRRQELQHILSQTPQEMDLYESRINSAFDSVKKLRAAYEPLISSDEERNSYNEFADEWSKYTEINKSLVALSRQNRTEEAKALQRGDSKIYYDQAVKTLQKLIEMNDKGADGAKEAAAVTYSSAKISISIIIGVSVILAFFMAIFIARLLGKGINQVLERFEMLEKESLTNLENGSLQMAEGNLDFKIVSNVQPLDINSKDEIGQLAASANQIINKVQGTVSALENAASIVRAIVEESKFFTQSALDGKLSTKGQADKFKGAYKDVVNGFNNTMEAFATPINKSTKILEAMAQGDLTSRMDGEYKGDYKLIKDSINQLADSMGGALSEVQEAVQATASAANEISSSSEQMAAGAQEQSQQATEVAGAIEEMTKTVYETAKNANEAADVSRGSSSAAEKGAKKINDTKKGIEKIVSSAEETSRIVASLSQRSEQIGEITQVIDDIADQTNLLALNAAIEAARAGEQGRGFAVVADEVRKLAERTTKATKEIAETIKAIQMEARDADSAMGESKAAVVEGMRLTEEVAEVLSEILKGAQKTTDVVLQVAAASEEQSSAAEQISKNIEGISSVTQQSAAGTEQIARAAEDLNRLTVNLQELVSRFKLEENTKQRISSAGMAYAGSSGRFIGQ; from the coding sequence ATGAAATGGTTCAATAATCTGAAGATACAGTCAAAACTTATTGTATCCTTCAGTATAATTATTATTCTGCTGGTTACTTTAGGCTTGTCTTCTCTTTCTCAATTGGGCGGTATAAACAATAAAGCAAATGAAATTATTAATAACTGGATGCCCAGCTGTGTGACTCTGGCTAAACTGAATACGAAAATAGCGGACCTGAGGCGGCAGGAACTTCAGCACATCCTGTCGCAGACTCCACAGGAGATGGACCTTTATGAATCGAGGATTAATTCTGCATTCGATAGTGTGAAAAAATTAAGGGCTGCATATGAACCGCTGATTTCTTCAGATGAGGAAAGAAACAGCTATAATGAGTTTGCAGATGAATGGAGCAAATACACTGAGATTAATAAATCGCTGGTGGCTCTCTCAAGGCAGAACAGAACCGAGGAAGCAAAGGCGCTGCAAAGAGGCGATTCCAAAATATATTATGATCAGGCGGTCAAAACACTTCAAAAACTTATTGAGATGAATGACAAGGGCGCTGATGGTGCTAAAGAGGCTGCAGCTGTAACTTACTCCTCGGCAAAAATATCTATCTCCATCATTATCGGTGTCAGTGTGATCTTAGCATTCTTCATGGCAATCTTCATTGCAAGGCTTTTAGGTAAAGGCATCAATCAGGTCCTGGAAAGATTTGAGATGCTTGAAAAAGAAAGCCTTACAAACCTTGAAAACGGCTCCTTGCAAATGGCTGAAGGCAATCTGGACTTTAAGATAGTCTCAAACGTCCAGCCGCTCGATATCAATTCAAAAGATGAAATTGGACAGCTTGCAGCAAGCGCTAACCAGATCATAAACAAAGTCCAGGGCACGGTCTCAGCACTTGAAAATGCTGCGTCTATTGTTCGCGCAATAGTAGAGGAATCCAAATTCTTTACACAGTCAGCTCTGGATGGAAAGCTCTCCACAAAAGGGCAAGCCGATAAATTCAAAGGAGCATATAAAGACGTGGTTAACGGTTTTAACAATACCATGGAGGCTTTTGCAACCCCGATTAATAAGTCAACTAAAATCCTGGAGGCAATGGCTCAGGGTGACCTTACTTCCAGAATGGACGGAGAATATAAAGGTGACTATAAGCTGATCAAAGACAGCATTAACCAGCTCGCGGACTCAATGGGAGGCGCTCTTTCAGAGGTCCAGGAAGCCGTACAGGCTACAGCTTCAGCTGCAAATGAAATATCCTCTTCTTCTGAACAGATGGCCGCAGGAGCACAGGAACAGAGCCAGCAGGCAACTGAAGTTGCCGGTGCCATTGAAGAAATGACTAAAACTGTCTATGAAACAGCCAAAAACGCCAATGAAGCTGCCGATGTATCCAGAGGCTCAAGTTCTGCTGCTGAAAAAGGAGCTAAGAAGATAAACGATACAAAGAAGGGAATTGAGAAGATTGTTTCTTCAGCAGAGGAGACCTCAAGAATTGTAGCTTCACTTTCACAAAGAAGTGAACAGATTGGCGAAATAACTCAGGTAATCGATGACATTGCAGACCAGACAAACCTTTTAGCCTTAAACGCCGCAATTGAGGCTGCCCGTGCAGGTGAGCAGGGACGTGGCTTTGCTGTCGTGGCAGACGAGGTAAGAAAACTGGCCGAACGTACAACCAAGGCAACAAAGGAAATAGCCGAGACGATCAAAGCCATACAGATGGAGGCCAGGGATGCAGACTCTGCAATGGGTGAATCCAAGGCGGCAGTCGTTGAAGGTATGAGGCTGACTGAAGAGGTTGCAGAGGTCTTAAGTGAAATCCTCAAGGGAGCACAGAAAACAACTGACGTGGTCCTGCAGGTTGCTGCGGCTTCAGAGGAGCAGTCCAGCGCTGCAGAGCAGATATCCAAGAATATTGAAGGCATTTCCAGCGTAACTCAGCAAAGTGCTGCCGGAACAGAACAGATAGCCCGTGCTGCCGAGGACTTAAACCGCCTTACAGTTAACCTACAGGAACTTGTATCACGTTTTAAGCTTGAGGAAAACACTAAACAAAGAATTTCATCTGCCGGCATGGCTTATGCTGGAAGCAGCGGCAGGTTCATAGGGCAATAG
- a CDS encoding outer membrane beta-barrel protein, producing MKKFFVLFFVLLLVSSSFAQNFSVRGQIASSVDKKSLGGATIVLIHLPDSTVQGAFSDENGKFTIEKVKQGRYLINVTYLGFSKYEDKVFVRGKSVDLNKILLTPESVRTDEVEIIGKMPPVVQKSDTAEFNAGAFKTNSNASAEDLVTKMPGMVVQDGKVQTQGEDVKRVLVDGKPFFGDDPSAVLKNIPADAVEKIQVFDQQSDQAQFTGFDDGNTTKTLNVVTRLRIKEGTFGRLLGGYGDEQKYQSGGNINFFNDDRRISLLGLVNNVNEQNFSNEDLLGVMQGSGGGRGGRGGGMGGGPRGGGMGGWGGGSAQNFMVNAQNGITTTKAFGLNYSDKWADKLELSGSYFLNHSNNNSESDIRRNYFIGGVSGQNYFENGLSNSGNTNHRFDMKLDYQIDSLNSITFRPRVSYQENDANSLTTGRTDAAMQTLSSMTNNSGSDRSALNSSGDLLFRHRFETQGRTLSLGLSGTYKKTKGNSSLFSENLYYDNMIDSDTLDQISKTDKNGRSGSANIVYTEPLFENAQMQFSSRTSYSEDESDQRTFKNIAGFSNYSLQDTSLSNVYKKQYTTQAFGAGFRYQKEALSFMANVNYNIAHLKNDQTFPHDLTLDRPFYSVLPSMMLRFNISRDKNLRVFYRTNNDDPSVEQLQDVLDNSNPLFLSTGNPNLKQDYSHNLAIRYSQLDFQNMTSFFLMMGGTITKDYIGNSSFMAYRDTVVNGVALKRGSQLSRPENMDGYMNFRMFSTYGLPVYFLKSNLNLSLMASYSRTPGIVNGIKSYSNTTVLGPGFVLASNVGENLDFTVSSRSNINLVKSTLRQNSNDNYFTQNSSLKFYWMFWEGFLFQTDFQHRYDGQLAEGYDKNSYLLNLALGKKLFSKDQGEIRLTVYDVLNKNNSLQRTVTDSYYEDSRTNVLGRYLILTFTYNIKAF from the coding sequence ATGAAAAAATTCTTTGTTTTGTTTTTTGTCCTGCTCCTGGTTTCAAGTTCTTTTGCGCAGAATTTTAGTGTCAGAGGACAGATCGCCAGCTCTGTTGATAAAAAATCACTGGGCGGCGCTACAATTGTGCTTATTCACCTTCCCGACTCCACTGTTCAGGGCGCTTTTTCTGACGAAAACGGGAAGTTTACTATTGAAAAGGTCAAACAAGGCCGCTATCTCATAAATGTTACTTATCTCGGCTTTTCAAAGTATGAGGATAAAGTCTTCGTCCGCGGTAAATCCGTTGACCTTAATAAAATCCTCCTTACACCTGAAAGCGTCAGAACCGATGAGGTCGAAATTATAGGCAAAATGCCCCCCGTCGTCCAGAAAAGCGATACGGCGGAGTTTAATGCCGGCGCATTTAAAACTAATTCTAATGCCTCTGCTGAGGACCTCGTAACTAAAATGCCCGGAATGGTCGTTCAGGATGGGAAAGTACAGACTCAGGGCGAAGACGTCAAACGCGTGCTCGTCGACGGAAAACCTTTCTTTGGCGATGACCCGAGCGCGGTGCTTAAAAATATACCCGCCGATGCCGTTGAGAAAATTCAGGTCTTCGACCAGCAGAGCGATCAGGCCCAGTTTACCGGCTTCGACGACGGCAATACCACTAAAACACTCAACGTCGTAACACGTCTGAGAATTAAAGAGGGAACCTTCGGACGCCTGCTCGGCGGCTACGGCGATGAACAGAAATATCAGTCCGGCGGAAATATTAACTTCTTTAACGACGATAGAAGAATTTCTTTGCTCGGACTCGTAAATAACGTCAATGAGCAGAACTTCTCCAATGAGGACCTTCTGGGCGTAATGCAGGGCTCAGGCGGCGGCCGCGGAGGTCGTGGCGGTGGAATGGGCGGAGGCCCCAGAGGCGGCGGAATGGGCGGCTGGGGTGGCGGAAGTGCCCAGAATTTTATGGTTAACGCTCAAAACGGTATTACTACAACTAAGGCTTTCGGACTTAATTATTCCGATAAGTGGGCCGATAAACTCGAACTGTCCGGCAGCTACTTCCTGAACCATAGCAACAATAATTCGGAATCGGATATAAGAAGAAATTATTTTATCGGAGGTGTCTCAGGCCAGAATTATTTCGAAAACGGCCTTTCGAACAGCGGAAATACAAACCACCGCTTCGATATGAAACTGGATTACCAGATTGATTCACTGAACTCAATTACTTTCCGCCCAAGAGTCTCTTATCAGGAAAATGACGCTAATTCTCTTACTACTGGAAGAACCGATGCTGCAATGCAGACCCTTAGCTCAATGACAAATAATTCAGGATCTGACCGCTCGGCCCTTAATTCCTCAGGCGACCTCTTGTTCCGCCACAGGTTCGAAACTCAGGGGAGGACTTTATCTCTGGGCCTCAGCGGCACTTATAAGAAAACTAAAGGCAATAGCAGCCTTTTCTCTGAGAACCTCTATTATGATAATATGATCGATTCGGATACACTCGACCAGATATCAAAAACTGATAAGAACGGACGCTCCGGTTCGGCTAATATTGTCTATACGGAACCCCTCTTTGAAAATGCTCAGATGCAGTTCAGCTCCAGAACATCTTATTCAGAGGATGAAAGCGACCAGAGGACATTTAAGAATATCGCCGGCTTTAGCAATTATTCACTCCAGGATACTTCGCTTAGCAACGTATATAAAAAACAGTATACCACGCAGGCCTTCGGCGCCGGCTTCCGCTACCAGAAAGAGGCTTTGTCATTTATGGCCAACGTGAACTATAATATAGCTCACCTCAAAAACGACCAGACATTCCCGCACGACCTGACGCTCGACAGGCCTTTTTATTCCGTCCTGCCGTCAATGATGCTCCGCTTTAATATCTCCAGGGATAAAAACCTGAGAGTATTCTACAGGACTAACAATGACGACCCCAGCGTCGAACAGCTTCAGGATGTGCTCGATAATAGTAATCCGCTCTTCTTGTCAACAGGTAATCCGAACCTGAAACAGGATTACAGCCATAACCTTGCAATCCGCTATTCACAGCTCGATTTTCAGAACATGACATCCTTTTTCCTGATGATGGGCGGAACAATAACTAAAGACTATATTGGAAATAGCTCCTTTATGGCTTACCGCGATACTGTGGTAAACGGCGTAGCCTTAAAACGCGGCTCACAGCTCTCAAGACCTGAGAATATGGATGGATATATGAATTTCCGCATGTTCTCTACTTACGGACTTCCGGTCTATTTCCTGAAATCTAACCTTAACCTCTCTCTTATGGCAAGCTATAGCCGTACTCCGGGCATCGTTAACGGAATTAAAAGCTATTCCAATACCACCGTACTGGGCCCCGGCTTCGTCCTTGCTAGCAACGTGGGAGAAAACCTCGACTTTACGGTTTCAAGCCGCAGCAATATAAATCTTGTTAAGTCAACGCTGAGACAGAACTCAAACGACAACTATTTCACTCAGAACAGCAGCCTCAAATTCTACTGGATGTTCTGGGAGGGATTCCTGTTCCAGACGGATTTTCAGCACCGCTACGACGGACAGCTTGCTGAAGGTTATGACAAGAATTCTTACCTGCTCAACCTTGCTTTGGGCAAGAAACTTTTCAGCAAGGACCAGGGTGAAATACGTCTGACCGTATACGATGTCCTTAATAAGAACAACAGCCTGCAGCGTACGGTTACCGATTCATACTATGAAGATTCACGCACAAATGTTCTGGGAAGATATCTTATTCTGACCTTTACATATAATATAAAAGCGTTCTAA